ttttcacaattaatctcaacttatcttatttaattattataattttttcaagtttttatacaaaatataataaacaatttatcattttcaaatcttgattcaatatttttaaatctcaaaataaaaataatattaaaaaaatatattgtaaaaatattttattcaatttttatcttaattcatctcaaaaaacaaacaagactagtaattatttaattttcatttttggtttaattttgcaTTGCCTCATCATAGCTCGGATGTGTGGTCTGGATCCTAGAAGTCGTGTAAAAACAGTTGGGTGTGGTTGTCAATGTTATGGGTCTGAATTGTGACATTTCCCTTCCGTTGCAAAGCTAGTATGGCCTGCAGGGTTTAGAGAATGATAAACACACgttatttttcacaatattttatataataatattttagaatgagggatatttttataaaatatcttataaaattaatgtcattttacaaaaaatatctttattttacaatgtgtcatgaaatatattgtaaaatatgttgtgtaaatattattattaaaacccGATTCGGATTTCTTTTCTCCACATTTGATTAAATTCTTTTACCAACCCTttaatctctttatttttttcttttttgcttagTAATTTTGCCATTCATGGCAGTGCTTACAATGGACAGTGCATTCAAACAACCCTTGAGCTGGCCATTTTATTGGCCCATATTATAGTCTAttagctatatataaaaaaaaaaaaaaaaaaaaaaaaaaaaaaaaaaaaggtgacgTGGATCATTTCATTGCCAAAATTTCCCTCCTGAAGTATTTTTTTCTAGGGATAAATGGACTTTGATTTGTTTTGCACACTGCATTACAAATTGACACATTGCACTCTCTATTAAGACTTACACGCTATACCctcaaattacaaaaaactAGACCTTGCACCCAATTCAATTATATtcattgaaatgaataaaaataaggCGATTGTAGGATCTGAGCTTTTAGTTTTTGTACATTGGAATGTTTATACAATATAGTTCTCGtgtttagagagaaaaaaaaaaaaaacgttagTGTTGGATGTCTTTTTTATTCTAATGTTAAAAGCCCGAGAGAAATGGAACTGTCCCTTTGTTCTTGAAGGTTGCACCCCTGCATTTTGAAACTGCATGAGGCTGATTGATTGATGCTGCAACAACAAGGAGCTTTCCTGTTGCCACAAGATGTATTTGACCAAAGATTTACAGAAAGCATGATTAGCAAAGCATGCAAAAGAAGGTTTTTATCCACAATCAGTAAGTATAAATACAAGAACTGAAGAGTTTGTACTATGTAGTGATCCAAATTCTTAGTCCTTGAACACATGATGTATCCCTGTACAATGCCACAAAAGGGACTCCAGAAACATATCGAAAGGCACGATGATCATATGAAGATTGAAGAGCTTCTATTGTTCAGAAGAATGACAAAAACGCCGCAAAATTACTGCAGTACTACGCAAATCCGCATACTGGCTGGTCTACGCTGTCCTCTTACCTGAAGGCAATGGAGAATCCAATGTAGAAGCAGTCATGTACAATCTCTGATGTTTGATTTTAAAATGTCGTGCTGAAAACCAACTTTATAGAAATTGAATAACTTTGCTTTGAAGACAGAAATtccgtgcatgcattacctggTGTGAGGGTAAATTAGAGGAGAGCGCTGAATGTGGATTTAGAAGTCATGGGAGGTAAAGCAACTGCGGAAAGAACCCATTCGCATAAACTTTCTGAAAGAAACAACCTTGTAGAAAGTCTTGGGGTCCTGATCGCCTTCTTGGACTGACACTGCGCTTCTCATTTTTTGTGCTTTCATCTGTGCCATGCTCAGCTTGCTTAAGATCTTATCCATTGATGATGACCTCTTCTTCTCTAATTTCATCTGAGCCAAGAGCTTTGTAGTCAGTAAAACAggattaaaaagaataaaagatttttcaaataagaaGATAGAAAAGGATCCTTCAAGGCATCTCAGCATTTTTGTCAGTGTTGCAagaacaaaatgtcaaaatgtaGCTGGGATGGTATATAAGTTGTAATGCTAGAAGTGAATTAACCTCAAGTTTCCTTATTTCTGCTTCGGCTTTTGCCTTCTGCAAGCTTTCCCACGCGGCGATTTTGGCTTCCTCTCTTTGCAACCTGCACGAGACCGTAGAATTATTTCGGCAAATCCTTTTACACAGGACTATATATCTGCCACCAACTGAATGCTTCACTAGAAGTTTCTCGGTAAAGAAATTCATAGGcctaattcatctcataaaaccggttctataagagatgattacttattccttataaacatgtctaagACATTGTCCACAAGTAACGTGGGATTATTCCTTAACACTCTGTATTCATATTTCTCCATTTGTTACCAAACAGAAAAGGTTTTCTCTAGTCTACTAAGAAAATCAGTTGTTTCTGGTCCAAACTTTCGAGAGCAATAGCTCagaaagaagttttttttttataaggaataaGTTGGTTCCCTCATTCATGGAGTGAAACGCATTGATTCAGcgaaaaaaagaaaggcaaaTCATTGATTGCTCAGTTTTATGGACAAATTCAATTGTACTCGTTATATGTACTAACCAATGCAATGAAGGGAGAAAGCAGGTTTAAAGATTTGTGGTTCTCCACAAATTacctaaaaacataaaatataagttcAAGTTGTTGGGAAATAGTATTTCTAATGGACGATGCAGGAGAGTTTCAAGaaataatatagagaaaaacATACTTTGAAATGTTCATTTCTGCCTCTGCAATATCCCAAGATGCAGCTCGTGTTTCCTTATCATTATTGAAGTCTTCAACATGGGGCGACCTCTTCTTAGTCATATTGGCTATATGTTTTTTAGACCAATTAATAACAGTGGCTCGTTTGTCAACCTGCACATCCTTAACTTCTACTTTAGTAGAACTTCCAGCTTGTGTTTCTACAATAGATGTGAAAGATGGAGgagttgaagaaaatgaagaattcGCTCTAGGAGATGAGTTGATGCCGCCCTCAGGGCTCATTTGTGTGGCCATATCTCTTCGCGAAACAGCACGAGAGTCCATGGTTTCCTCAGTTCCATCCAGCTTCTCATCTGTacataattacatatataaagaCTTCTAAGTAGATTAAAAATGCATTATTCTGCAGTGAACTGTAATAAGGCATTTAGATAAATGTGGAAACGAAATTACTCATTCTCCATTGTGTTTGAGATAGtatttaaatgagtttatttaacttttttctttgttcaagCTTTGTAGGATGTCACTCTCTCGACCTCATATGACAAAAATTATGACAGAAGCTTGGAACTCGGTTACAGGCAAGTTCTCTGGTTTCTTCGGGCAGGTTCCACAGTTATGTCTAACTATACTTCCCTGATGATCTCCTCCACAGAATATTCAGAAACAGATCGATTTTATCCCAATTACCTATAGCAGGTGGAAGGCCCTTAATAATAAATCCCTTAACTCTAATTACTGCCTAAATCTGTGAATTTGTCTGAGAGGTGATCCTCGCAAGCTGAATTGGATGGCTAAGGTAAAACTTGGAACGAAAACCCCTCGTCTTGTGGTTAGGCTACCACTAGTTAATAGATATCTGACCGACTGACTGATAACCCATCCACAAAGGCTTTCAACCCTGTTGAATGAATTTAACGTTCTAGCCTAAGATCATCAGGTTGAATTCATTCTCAACAATgttcttgttttaaaacaaaacatacaataaaaataaaaaagcaaagaaaatcaTACCTTGAGAGCTGGGAGATGAAGGCTCACTCAACAGCTCCGACCATCCAGGCAAACAACCCGAATGTGCGACACTGTTCTCAACATCCACTACAAAAGACTGTCCTACACCAACATTACCATATTGAACAAAGAGACCATCAGCAGCCAATATTCCTGCTGATAAAGGAGAACCCACAAGGAAACTCCTCAGGCTGCTGCCGTCAAGTCCCTGCATTGCAGGCGAATAATTGGAAGAACACCCAACCCCTGGAGGCACAATCGGACCACTCTTGGACTTTGGCCGCTTATGAGGCTGGGAATATGTAACTTGACCATTACTCTGACCTGAAATTGGGCTGCAAATCCACCTCTCAGCATCGTCCCACTTTGAAGGCAACGCCCGTCCACTATTGAATGGCATCAAAGAAGCAGCACTTAAATGCCTCCGGCTGCTTTTACCTGTCAATGGCACTCGTTCAGAGCTCCAACCCCTTTGGCTCCCGGCATTTTTGTCACGGTAACTAGGAGCCCCCGGGCTTTGCAATACACCCAGATTGTGGGGAGAAATAGAAGCTTTCTTCATGGTTTTCTGATTTCAGCTCTGGTTGTCTATGCCTAATAGTGAAGCAGGTCTCTTCCTATAAGCTCAACTCACATTGAAAATCATTGAACAAGAAGAAAGCCTTTAACTTGGGAACAAATCTTATACGCACTCGTATCTAATACAGCTGTAGCTTATGACATTTTTTGCCATAGTTTTGATTGAATTTGGACCACTGCAACACTCTTGAAGGTCCCTCAGTCGCATACTGCCATATTTCGGATCAAATCGAAGTATCAGAAGCTACGAAGTCGACGAACTTCACATAAAACACACCGAACGTGGCTCGAAGGCATAGTCATAAGCTTTTGTAGTTACATGTTCTGTTTTCAATCTCTGTCCGTCTACAGACGGACAATTTTATCGTTTTCTGAAGATACAGAATTCCAACAATATCACGCATATGTCCTGTATATCACAAACAAAAGAACACGAATACAAAGTGGTACATATTTTCAAGGATTTCCATGCATGGCTAATTTATGAACAAAAACTCAGGGAAGGATACGGCGACTGCGAGATGTGTTGgagaatatttgaattttacagATGGTTTGTGATATAAATCGTCACATTCTTTGCCAATCTTCCacaccaaaataattaaaatttctcGAAAACATAAATATTCTTGCTTTCTGCCGCAACATAATTGCCTCTATGGCTCTATATGATGAATATGAATTCCACCATCTGTGTAATTCTTGTGTAAAGATAATGCTATCATTTACTTTTAGGGAGGGGAAAGAAGGATTTTTATATAGTACATGGATGGCCCAGCAGTTAAAGAGATGAATGTGAATGTACAGTTAGTGAGATATGAAAACAGTTGGGATCAGTTGGgggtaaataaaaaatatttatgaggtGGGGAAAGAAAGAAGTGTAGTAGTGTACAAGCCATGAGGTAATGTGATAGGGACTGAAGGCTTTGGATGCTGGTCTCTGTTTAGTCAATTTCAGTAAAGCAGTTGGTCTTTTACTCATCAGTACCAATGACCATGAGTTTGACCATGAGTATAATCTGATTACATTTTCTGATCACCTCTTTttgtcttcttccttttcttttcttttctctcttatttgactgacataaaaaaatattaattttttaataataaattttattattttaaattttttaaaataattacgtgatatttatacactttacaactatatatagaattactcgaGAGGTATTTGCATCTAGTGCAGCACGAGTATAAGCCCATTTGTaacttgaattgaattgagaatTAATTCGGTtcaatcaaattttaaactgaatttaatgttcaaatatctaatttttaaatcactaaactcatctaaatttaaaacttctttacacgtgggattcataaattttttcaactcaacatctttTTACTCGCGggatccaaaatatttttcaacttttcataaatacatataaactcatcttgacatctaaactcatcttaaatagaCCCTACAAAATTCACTCAACTATCTCaacttaatattattcataaagaattcaattcatCACAATTCAACTTAACATATATCCAAAGCACGTCGGACAGGCTCATGTTCAAGGTTCAAGCACCTGTGATGAATAAATTCCAGTAGCAGAGCGTCCAACCAGTCAACCATAATTATCTGAACAAATAACATGCAATGTTTCTTGTGATACAAggaaaactacaaaaaaaaaaaaagagtcacaTGGAATTCATTATCATGCAGAGAGCGGCATTTGGTTATGGACTTCCCCCATGCCTAATGATCATCATGTGATTGCCATGAGCTTCTCCGCCTCCCAAGTCTGGTCCCCCCCCTTCCCTTGAAAAACCTCTCTTTCCTCCCTTATGGGACATTCCTCCCCCAAGGTCCGTCGCCATCATCTTCTTTCTCGTATTctctcttatttaaaaaatcatttaaaaatcatttacaCCCTTTCAAAATTTAAGAGTTCAAGACTTTTgtcaaaatctttttttgaaagtccacacacacaaaatattaACCCATTACGTTTGAATTTCTTCAATCTTTCGTTTACTCATTTTTGCTCTCTCTTTTCACAATCACTGTTCACAACTTTGAAAGTGAATGGCAGATTTcttatttgaagatgaaaaaaaatattatttgaaatttatgacATTTCACTGTATAAATGCACGCATCATATGATcattaaattgataaatatattggGTAATAGAATTTATacgaaaatctatttataatattaccaccattaatttattaaaaaaattaataaaaaaattaaagaaaaataaaaaaataatttttatcgtttggattcgaagatgaattgagatggattgtgaatagtagtgggatgagttgtgaatagtagtaagatttgtgagttaaaattgatgaataataataaatagtagtgagataagttgagatgagttaaaataaattgagatgacttataaatacaaattgaaccttttaacttttttttttttttttatcaagaaaaaaatatttttaatctaagCGACCGAGTAGGACCGGACCGCTATTATTATAATATGGATCAGCCGACTCCtctaaaaattgaaagatattcTCGATTCTGCAACTATCCTGATCGATTCATCCCTCATTGGTGTGAAGTCCCATGCACCGGCCATATGTACTTGGAAGACCCGGCcgttcaaatcaaaataaaaggagCACTTCAAGTTAAAATAAGCTCTGCTTTGGTTTCGCACGtctttaaaatattatctcaatacttaaatactatttaaatataaatatttctcaattttaaaattttaattttttaattttttaatttaattattataattttttttaatttataagaaaatattaaaaataattcaattttttcaaatcttaaaacaaaaattatattctaatattcttttaattttataatttttttattcaatttttttctttctcttttctaaaaatttcataaaaatcttaattcaaataatttcaatattcataaattatcttactattagttatagatttctcatctcatctgatctgtGTAAGCAAATGAGACCTGAGGATAATTCAATGTTGACTGCCTATATATTTTTCGTTAATTGCGTAATACTAGACATAATCTACAAATCATTCTATACTAAACTTAATTACTTTAGTATCGATCGTCATCACCCTTGCCAGCCATATTTTGGAAGATTGGCCACAACAATCAGGACCTCGAATAGAATGAAGTTGAACTGCCCACACTTTGTAGTTTGTACCTTTGTTGGCAACCCTCTTCCAATAGGCCTTTAGCCAATTCTCTCATGCAATATCTTCCCTTCAGGCCTTTTAGCCCAGCTTTGATACAGCACTTCCATTACTTTTAGGCTTTATGCCCAAcctatttattcttattttgtttcttatctTAATCTACGGAGGCTTTCTCCCTaaattgtttttgtaattaataataacttaattttcttctaaaaaaaaagggtataaTTGGCTTCGTTCTATTTAAAACTTCCTCAATTTACTTTTCttattgagaaataatttgtacaaactctaaatagacaagtctcatacaaatctttataaaaaagtagaccctactttaaaaaaatataaaaaaaattattatttattagtgggatccattgttttataaaatgcTTGTAtgagacttatctatttgaggcttgtatctagtattactctttctTATTTTCATGGAATTTACTTAGGCCCGTTtgaattcagtctaattttaaactgaatcgaacatctaaatattcaactctcaaatcactaaacacatcttaactcaaaacctctttacatgtgagatttataaattttttcaaattctcataaatacatctaaaatcattttaatatctaaacacatataaactcatcttaaataaaCTCTACAAAATTCACGTTACTATcttaattcactattatttataaaaaatttaactcatttcaataaCTAAACGGGTCATAGTCAATTTATTTGTCTTTAAATGATCATATATTCCAATCATCCATCTGAAAAAGTAATTCACTGTAACCAGAGAATAATCTCTCGATATTTGATAGTGATCTTGATATTTTCTTGTTCtggtgaataataataataataataataataatattttgtgacgaGTATAGGTTTTGATTCTTCAGCCCTTCCTCCAACGTTAGTGTGTATGGCACTCATCACCTTGGAAATTAAAAGTGCTGGACTGGACACGTATACAACAATCAGAATTAGTGGAGTTCAGACTCAGATGTTCAACACGTCAATAGCAACAAAGCccactatttattttattttattttattggccACAAGGGCACCTGAATATGGATAAGGCGGGCAAGGCTGTTAAACCCCCAGCACATGCCACGTATTAGGAAAATTCTAACACTCTGACCTAACTGGGTCCCACTGTAACCAATCAAATTGTCCTTTTTTGCGTCAAACACCATCACAGGCTGATAACATTTCCACCACCACCGccctttaaattttaaaagcaaCATACTTGGTTCACTGTTTTGTGATGAATTATGAAATGAATACCAAATTGCTAAAAAGCAAGACATGTTATATGTTCCTTAAATTATTGACTAcattattataatatgttttacaaaaataattttcatttaaaacataattttataaaatattgtaaaaaatattgtatataaatcattttctatataGAATTTTAGTTATTCACGATTGACACTGACATATGAAGTTTTCTTTGGATGCGATGTTTTGTAAAAGAGATAAACCTTAGTCATAAAgggattacataaaattaaattcacaaactgatgcGACTTGATatagtacgttagattgtaaagttactttcaatataaaatagatctaacgcaTCACGTGaaaccacgtcaatttataggtttactttcatataatctttttgtatctctaacaattttatttgtaaaatgtaTTGATCATGAACTTGTGCTTTATCTAGTCAATGTCCACTCTTTAAAGTGATATCACTCAGCCCTTTCAACTATTTATACGTAACTTTTAGAGATCCAAATTAACTTAAAATATGACAACCGTCTCGAATTTTTTTACAAGAtgattgattttgtttattagagaaatactttgtttataaagaaatatcataaaaataaatttacaaactgacgtatTTATGCTATCCTTATCTATCACTTAATACCACTAGGTCAATTATATTTTAGTGAGGATAAGAATAGGGTATGGCTCAAATCCGTGTATGTGAATTGTTGTGGTcaaatataagatattattatgATCACCTCTAAATAGGATACGAACTTATTGTTGCCTTTCTTTTTAatgcaaaaaccaaaacaaaacccatgagccacattttatttttaaaaaaacccaaGTAATAACAACAACGctactttttattttgtattctatttgtttaattataCAATGAATGTGACacattttgtaaatatgattaggtatttaaataataagtaatgttagttacaaattctaaatagataaatttcgtgtaagatttttgtaaaaatgttggttctattaataaatttacaaattgacatgactatatatgatatgttatatctattttataataaaaataattttataatttaatataccaCATTAAGtcacataaattatttttataactaaaatatttatcggATGAATTGGATAATAAATTACGATAAATGAAAGAAGAACATTTCCCATCTAACGAAAGTAACAGTTAAGGTGAGTTTGGTTACCAaattcacctcaactcatctcaactcatcattataattttttcaaattccaatacaaaatataataaacaattcaactttttcaaatttcaaaataataataatattaaaaaataatattctaacaatattttatcatcacaactcaactcaactcaactcacttcaacatccacgcTCACTCTAAATATGTTATTGGAGAATCTTTCCTTAACATATGAAAGgttgccaaaaaataaaaaaaaaaagccgcACTCCACCACAGAAATCTGGCAAGATTTTTCCTCCACAGCAGATTTATACAGCGGGGACAAGGGGACCAAGAACAGCCACCTGGCTTTTGAATCCTCCACTATTGGCACGCCATGATTCTTAGCGTTAAATTCTGGGATTGGCTCCTAATCTTTGCTACCCCACACGCGCGCCCGCTCACATTCTCTCTCAAGTCGACTCTCCCCTTCTCTTCGGTCCTCATTCCACCGTTTGTTTCTCTGTTCTCAAACACAGACACAGACCTCAAGTCTTTCTTTCCCAAGAAACAATGGCTTCCACTTTGCTTTATAACTCCGTCAACCCCTCCACCACAGTTTTCTCAAGAACCCACTTCCCAGTTCTGGTTTCCAAGGACTTTCCAGTAGAATTCCCGCCTGATACGCACAGTAACTATTACTTCAATACCAGAAAGCGCAAGCAGAAGCTGGATCTGGTGAAAGCCAAAGTGGCAGAGGCCCCCACTGTGTCACCTCCAATACAAAGAGATGGCAAGCCACGAAAGAAGCTTCGGATACTTGTGGCTGGAGGTGGGATCGGTGGCCTAGTTTTTGCGTTGGCGGCGAAGAGGAAGGGGTTTGAGGTGGTGGTGTTTGAGAAGGATTTGAGTGCTATTAGAGGAGAGGGACAGTACAGAGGTCCAATTCAGGTACAGAGTAATGCATTGGCTGCTTTGGAAGCTATTGATTTGGAGGTTGCTGACGAGGTTATGAAGGTTGGATGCATCACTGGGGATAGAATTAATGGACTGGTTGATGGGATTTCTGGCAATTGGTAAGCTGTTTAAAACTATGGGTTTGAATGTAGTTTTCTAGTGTTATATGTTCGATTCTTAAAGTTTGTGTAGTGAATAGTTTTTATGTCTATCAAAAGAATTTGAGAAGTTATTGCATGTTCAAGAAGTATTGGACTCTcagaaaaaaattcatttcttttaactTCTTAGCTATTTTCGGTGACTGTTTGGTTTCAGAAACTTACAAAACTGGGGGTCCACTGATGTGGCTTTGCATAAGATGTAGACTTGGACCCTTAGCGTTCCAAGTTACTTTGCATGAACCCATGTCACAGGTTGGATTCTCCCTTGGATCAAACTGCAATTTAAGTGGGAGACTCTGGCGGTAGGTTGCTATGCTAGTCTCCTCGGGAGTTTAGGTTCCATGAGCCCTAAAGGCTCGCGGGTGCTATATTGCTTCTGAGAACCAGAGTTATTATAGCATATTTATTTCTCTATTCAAGCTACAATCTACATGGAAGTGCTTAAGtttcttgtaattttgtgaTGTACAGGCAGTTCAAAGGGTTGGGTTAGATTAAATGGGTGACGTAATTGATGCAGTAGATAGTGATTTTGCAGGCTGCACTTCTGGTTTGAAGTGATCGTAAACCAAGTATATATGCTGTACTTTTAAAACCTTTTTCACGAGTATTTTTCAGATAGTTCATTGTGTAGCTTGTTGGATCATCGTAATCTGTTAACATAGGCATTctctcaaatttaattaatgaagCTATGGAACTGAAGTTCATGCCTCAGATCAGTTACCTGCAACTGTACCCGTTTGTATGGAAAGGCGTTTCATGGATAATTTAATCCATGCGAATATAATGCAGCAAACTAGTTGgggtgagtcctgatgattatTTAACAGCCAGCAAGCAGTACGATGTATTTGTTGCCCATCGTagttattgtaaaaaaaatatataaataaaaacatgtaaATTCTCTTGACAATATCAAATGTTATGTGTTCTAGGAGAACTAAATTTAGAGTTCTCCTCTCAAACAGTTTGATATTCCATGACCTGTACCCAAGAGAGGAAAAAGGAAGCATACGTTGTACCTGAAAGGAGTAGCACTCATGATATGGTTGAACCGCAtttaggagaagaaaaaaacacctgggcagaaaatgatatttacattgGACCAATCCAACATTGGTGAAATAAAGTAGTTGAAagcatacctttttttttttttgataagttagttGAAAGCATACCTTGCACAGAGACATACTTGAATGCTCTAATGCTCAGTCAGATTAGTGATTGGTTCCAATATAATCCTGAA
Above is a genomic segment from Juglans microcarpa x Juglans regia isolate MS1-56 chromosome 1D, Jm3101_v1.0, whole genome shotgun sequence containing:
- the LOC121249626 gene encoding uncharacterized protein LOC121249626, translating into MKKASISPHNLGVLQSPGAPSYRDKNAGSQRGWSSERVPLTGKSSRRHLSAASLMPFNSGRALPSKWDDAERWICSPISGQSNGQVTYSQPHKRPKSKSGPIVPPGVGCSSNYSPAMQGLDGSSLRSFLVGSPLSAGILAADGLFVQYGNVGVGQSFVVDVENSVAHSGCLPGWSELLSEPSSPSSQDEKLDGTEETMDSRAVSRRDMATQMSPEGGINSSPRANSSFSSTPPSFTSIVETQAGSSTKVEVKDVQVDKRATVINWSKKHIANMTKKRSPHVEDFNNDKETRAASWDIAEAEMNISKLQREEAKIAAWESLQKAKAEAEIRKLEMKLEKKRSSSMDKILSKLSMAQMKAQKMRSAVSVQEGDQDPKTFYKVVSFRKFMRMGSFRSCFTSHDF